The proteins below are encoded in one region of Nocardioides marmorisolisilvae:
- a CDS encoding ABC transporter permease produces the protein MTSLIDPMESTADGPLDPPEGADPRSAKLGMWRLLLRDKMATVALGVLTLIVLATVVGSLLIGGSANDQNLSRGAVGPFSLDHGWLYVLGSDTLGRSMVARMVIGGRTTLLVAVPAVLISLVVGSLIGMWAGYHRGWRETLAMRVADVIMSFPSLLMAVVVLYVFSPSASMIVLVLAITRIPIYLRTARAESAELQSRTFVDAARTFGTRPTSIIRRHVFPIVLPTLLTVATLDFCYVMLAESSLSFLGIGIQPPGVSWGLMVSQGRDYLQTSWWLSFFPGLAIVITAVASTVLASWVRIATDPAQRWRLTLPRRAGRRRLRRAPIAEGEVL, from the coding sequence ATGACCTCACTGATCGACCCGATGGAGTCCACCGCGGACGGGCCCCTGGACCCGCCCGAGGGAGCCGACCCGCGCAGCGCCAAGCTCGGGATGTGGCGTCTCCTCCTGAGGGACAAGATGGCGACCGTAGCGCTCGGAGTGCTCACCCTGATCGTGCTGGCCACCGTGGTCGGATCGCTGCTGATCGGCGGTTCGGCCAACGACCAGAACCTGTCCAGGGGCGCGGTCGGCCCGTTCTCGCTCGACCACGGCTGGTTGTACGTGCTGGGCAGCGACACGCTCGGCCGGAGCATGGTCGCCCGGATGGTGATCGGCGGTCGCACCACCCTTCTGGTCGCCGTGCCTGCTGTGCTGATCTCGCTGGTCGTCGGTTCGTTGATCGGGATGTGGGCCGGCTACCACCGCGGCTGGCGGGAGACCCTCGCGATGAGGGTCGCCGACGTGATCATGAGCTTCCCGTCGCTGTTGATGGCCGTGGTCGTGCTCTACGTGTTCTCCCCGAGCGCCAGCATGATCGTGCTGGTCCTGGCCATCACGCGGATCCCGATCTACCTGAGGACCGCGCGGGCGGAGTCCGCCGAGCTGCAGAGCCGCACCTTCGTGGATGCGGCGCGGACGTTCGGCACCAGGCCCACCTCGATCATCCGGCGCCATGTCTTCCCGATCGTGCTTCCGACCCTGCTCACGGTGGCGACGCTCGACTTCTGCTACGTGATGCTGGCCGAGTCGTCGCTCAGCTTCCTGGGCATCGGGATCCAGCCGCCGGGCGTGAGCTGGGGCCTGATGGTCTCCCAGGGCCGGGACTACCTGCAGACGTCGTGGTGGCTGTCGTTCTTCCCCGGCCTGGCCATCGTCATCACCGCGGTCGCCTCGACCGTGTTGGCCTCGTGGGTCCGGATCGCGACGGATCCGGCGCAGCGCTGGCGACTGACCCTGCCGCGACGTGCCGGCCGCCGCCGGTTGCGGCGGGCCCCGATAGCCGAAGGAGAAGTGCTGTGA
- a CDS encoding ABC transporter ATP-binding protein, whose protein sequence is MTATSAGLDVAPAPNGEVALDVEGLSVDIRTPFGTVRAVNEVSFVARRGETLALLGESGCGKSLTATAVVGLLDPVTDIAGGAVRLNGTDLIGLRGKKRRDLAGPELAIVFQDALTALNPVYTVGTQLAEPFRIHRGLSKKEARRAAIELMTRVGIPEPETRVDAYPHQFSGGMRQRLLIAIAVALSPAVLLADEPTTALDVTVQAQIMKLLRDLRAERDMAVVLITHDLALVAEQADRVAVMYAGNVVESGPVAEVFTSPKHPYTKGLLESVPVAAERGADLKSIGGSPPELHSIPEACVYQDRCPLVRDLCRTARPPLLQVARDHVSACHFSEEVNS, encoded by the coding sequence GTGACCGCGACCTCAGCAGGCCTTGACGTGGCACCCGCCCCGAACGGGGAGGTGGCCCTGGACGTCGAGGGCCTCAGCGTCGACATCCGGACGCCGTTCGGCACGGTCCGTGCGGTGAACGAGGTCTCGTTCGTGGCCCGCCGTGGCGAGACCCTCGCGCTGCTCGGTGAGTCCGGCTGTGGCAAGTCGCTCACGGCGACCGCCGTGGTGGGGCTCCTGGACCCGGTGACCGACATCGCAGGCGGCGCCGTACGTCTCAACGGCACCGACCTCATCGGGCTCCGCGGGAAGAAGCGCCGTGATCTGGCTGGTCCCGAGCTCGCCATCGTCTTCCAGGACGCGCTGACCGCGCTCAACCCGGTCTACACCGTCGGCACGCAACTCGCCGAGCCCTTCCGCATCCACCGTGGGCTGTCGAAGAAGGAGGCGCGACGGGCCGCGATCGAGCTGATGACCAGGGTCGGCATCCCCGAGCCTGAGACCCGGGTGGACGCCTACCCGCACCAGTTCTCCGGCGGCATGCGGCAACGACTGCTGATCGCCATCGCGGTGGCGCTCTCGCCGGCGGTGCTGCTGGCCGACGAGCCGACGACGGCGCTCGACGTGACGGTCCAGGCGCAGATCATGAAGCTGCTGCGAGATCTCCGGGCCGAGCGAGACATGGCGGTCGTGCTGATCACCCACGACCTCGCCCTGGTGGCCGAGCAGGCCGACCGCGTGGCGGTGATGTACGCCGGCAACGTGGTGGAGTCGGGCCCGGTCGCGGAGGTGTTCACCTCGCCGAAACACCCCTACACCAAGGGCCTCCTCGAGTCCGTGCCGGTGGCGGCCGAGCGCGGGGCAGACCTGAAGTCCATCGGTGGCTCACCACCTGAGCTGCACTCGATCCCGGAGGCCTGCGTGTACCAGGACCGCTGCCCGCTCGTTCGCGATCTCTGTCGTACGGCGCGGCCGCCACTGTTGCAGGTGGCCCGCGACCACGTGTCCGCCTGCCACTTCTCCGAGGAGGTGAACTCATGA
- a CDS encoding ABC transporter ATP-binding protein — translation MTSASQEPLLEVRDLSKVFPVRHGGKTRQLRALDGVSLQLGRGETLGLVGESGCGKSTLARTLLMLERPDGGSIRFDGVDPLSLSGKEMLDFRRRVQMVFQDPFASLNARMSAGDIVSEPWRTHRGMYKTSRDRAARVRELLHLVGLRPSDAAKYPQEFSGGQRQRLGIARALALNPDLIVCDEPVSALDLSVQAQVLNLLNDLQKELGVAYLFISHDLSVVRHVADRVVVMYLGRVVERGTTEPTFDRPVHPYTSALMSAAPSLDRAKQRNQIILEGEIPSPLNPPSGCRFRTRCWRATEECATTIPPVAPDPLDPTHEAECFHPLTDQPATVAS, via the coding sequence ATGACCAGCGCCTCCCAGGAGCCGTTGCTCGAGGTACGCGATCTCAGCAAGGTGTTCCCCGTCAGGCATGGTGGGAAGACTCGTCAGCTCCGAGCGCTCGACGGCGTCAGCCTCCAGCTCGGCCGCGGAGAGACGCTCGGACTGGTCGGCGAGTCGGGGTGTGGCAAGTCGACCCTGGCCCGGACGCTGCTGATGCTCGAACGTCCCGACGGCGGCTCGATCCGGTTCGACGGGGTCGACCCGCTCTCGCTGAGCGGCAAGGAGATGCTCGACTTCCGGCGGCGGGTCCAGATGGTCTTCCAGGACCCGTTCGCCTCGCTGAACGCCCGGATGTCGGCGGGTGACATCGTCTCCGAGCCGTGGCGCACACACCGCGGGATGTACAAGACCTCACGCGACCGGGCCGCCCGCGTCCGCGAGCTCCTGCACCTCGTCGGGCTTCGCCCCAGCGATGCCGCGAAGTACCCCCAGGAGTTCTCCGGTGGTCAGCGACAGCGCCTCGGCATCGCGCGTGCGCTCGCCCTGAACCCCGACCTGATCGTGTGCGACGAGCCGGTCTCGGCGCTCGACCTCTCGGTGCAGGCGCAGGTGCTGAACCTGCTCAACGACCTGCAGAAGGAGCTCGGCGTCGCCTACCTGTTCATCTCCCACGACCTCTCGGTGGTGCGCCACGTGGCAGACCGGGTCGTGGTGATGTATCTGGGGCGGGTGGTCGAGCGCGGCACCACCGAGCCGACCTTCGACCGTCCGGTCCACCCCTACACCAGCGCGTTGATGTCGGCGGCCCCGTCACTCGACCGTGCGAAGCAGCGCAACCAGATCATCCTCGAGGGCGAGATCCCCTCACCGTTGAACCCGCCGTCGGGATGCCGCTTCCGGACCCGCTGCTGGCGGGCGACCGAGGAGTGCGCGACCACGATCCCGCCGGTCGCGCCCGACCCGCTCGACCCCACCCACGAGGCCGAGTGCTTCCACCCGCTCACTGACCAACCCGCGACCGTGGCGTCGTGA
- a CDS encoding sulfite exporter TauE/SafE family protein → MSGLTPLGFLVIALVVLVAAALQASIGFGMGMLAAPVVAIVDPSLIPATLLFLALVVTSMTVLTERRHVDIGGTGWAIAGRVPGTVAGAVLVAVLPERGLALLLAAVVLLGVVLATLGWAPQPARPTLVLAGATSGLLGTATSIGGPPMALVWQGKSGPGLRGSMNSFGLIGGMLSITVLLASGAVSGETFRVAVLLLPMPILGFWASRYINRFLDPRRLRRTVIVVSCFGAVILIGQQLAGLLG, encoded by the coding sequence GTGAGCGGGCTGACCCCGCTCGGATTCCTCGTCATCGCCCTCGTCGTCCTCGTGGCGGCTGCACTTCAGGCCTCGATCGGTTTCGGGATGGGCATGCTCGCGGCCCCGGTGGTGGCCATCGTCGACCCCAGCCTGATCCCGGCGACGTTGCTGTTCCTCGCCCTGGTGGTGACGTCGATGACGGTGCTGACCGAGCGGCGGCACGTCGACATCGGCGGCACCGGCTGGGCCATCGCCGGGCGGGTGCCGGGAACTGTCGCCGGCGCAGTGCTGGTCGCGGTGCTTCCCGAGCGGGGACTCGCCCTGCTGCTCGCGGCCGTGGTCCTGCTGGGCGTCGTGCTCGCCACCCTCGGCTGGGCCCCGCAACCGGCCCGACCCACGCTGGTGCTGGCCGGCGCGACCTCCGGCCTGCTCGGTACGGCGACCTCGATCGGCGGCCCGCCGATGGCGCTGGTGTGGCAGGGCAAGTCCGGCCCGGGCCTGCGTGGGTCGATGAACTCCTTCGGCCTGATCGGCGGGATGCTCTCGATCACGGTGCTGTTGGCATCCGGTGCGGTCAGCGGCGAGACCTTCCGGGTGGCCGTGCTGCTGCTGCCGATGCCGATCCTGGGCTTCTGGGCCTCGCGCTACATCAACCGGTTCCTGGATCCGCGCAGGCTTCGTCGTACGGTCATCGTGGTGTCCTGCTTCGGCGCGGTCATCCTGATCGGCCAGCAGTTGGCCGGTCTGCTCGGGTAG
- a CDS encoding 2-hydroxyacid dehydrogenase has translation MTGLEVLVTEPIMARFAEVLTRGGSSPHRWTFAFGDDPALAAAAPSADVLVCSSVSPALLSTMPALRLLHVTGAGLDKIPLDILPSDVRVANTFHHGRSIAEHVLMVSTMLLRGVLRSEHDMRAGVWRNLMVTPDFPFGRVLADLTLGVVGFGEIGTSVARMGLALGMDVRAVRRDTTAPVPAGLEGVRIGDDLDALLESSDVVVLTVPLNDATLGLIDGAALARMRPTAILVNVSRGGVVDEQALHDALTDRAIAGAALDVWWRNPRDPDRPPPSHLDFAGFDNVVLTPHQSGHTEEVFAGRARDITDNVDALAEGRPLRNRVR, from the coding sequence CGGGTTGGAGGTCCTCGTCACCGAACCCATCATGGCCCGCTTCGCCGAGGTGCTCACCCGAGGAGGCTCGAGCCCGCACCGTTGGACCTTCGCCTTCGGCGACGACCCTGCGCTCGCGGCGGCGGCACCGAGCGCGGACGTCCTGGTCTGCTCGTCCGTCTCCCCTGCCCTGCTGTCCACCATGCCGGCCCTGCGGCTGCTGCACGTCACCGGCGCGGGCCTCGACAAGATCCCGCTCGACATCCTCCCGAGCGACGTCCGGGTGGCCAACACGTTCCACCACGGGCGTTCGATCGCCGAGCACGTGCTGATGGTCTCGACGATGCTGCTGCGAGGAGTGCTTCGCTCCGAGCACGACATGCGCGCCGGCGTGTGGCGCAACCTGATGGTCACCCCCGACTTCCCCTTCGGCCGGGTGCTCGCGGACCTCACCCTCGGTGTGGTCGGCTTCGGTGAGATCGGCACAAGCGTCGCCAGGATGGGCTTGGCCCTCGGCATGGACGTGCGCGCCGTACGTCGCGACACCACCGCGCCGGTGCCGGCCGGGCTGGAGGGCGTCCGGATCGGGGACGACCTCGATGCGCTGCTGGAGTCCTCCGACGTCGTCGTGCTGACCGTCCCACTCAACGACGCCACCCTCGGGTTGATCGATGGTGCTGCGCTGGCCCGGATGCGGCCGACCGCGATCCTGGTCAACGTGAGCCGCGGTGGGGTCGTCGACGAGCAGGCACTGCACGATGCGCTCACCGATCGCGCCATCGCGGGTGCAGCCCTGGACGTGTGGTGGCGAAACCCACGCGACCCGGACCGGCCGCCGCCGTCGCACCTGGACTTCGCCGGCTTCGACAACGTGGTGCTGACCCCGCACCAGTCCGGGCACACCGAGGAGGTCTTCGCCGGACGCGCCCGCGACATCACGGACAACGTCGACGCCCTCGCCGAGGGCCGTCCGTTGCGCAACCGCGTCCGCTGA